A stretch of DNA from Catenulispora acidiphila DSM 44928:
AACCGACCTGGCCTGACTCGAGCTGACCCGGCCGGCGGCTAGGCGCCCTCGGCGAAGGGATCGGCGATCCCCACGTACCGCGTCTCCAAGTACTCCTCGATGCCCTCCAGCCCGCCCTCGCGCCCGATCCCGGACTGCTTCACCCCGCCGAAGGGCGCCGCCGGGTTCGACACAATCCCGGTGTTCAGGCCGATCATGCCGGCGTCGAGGCGCTCGGCCAGGCGCAGGCCGCGGTTCAGGTCCTTGGTGAAGGCGTAGGCGACCAGGCCGTACTGCGTCTCGTTGGCCAGGGCGACGGCCTCGTCCTCGCTGTCGAAGGCGATGATCGGGGCGACCGGTCCGAAGATCTCCTCGCGCAGGATCTCCGCGCCGGCGGGGATGTCGGTCAGGACCGTCGGCTCGTAGAAGTAGCCCGCTCCGGGGAGCTTGTGGCCGCCGGTGAGGACCTTCGCGCCGCCTTCGACCGCGGCGTCGACCAGGCGCTCGACCTTGTCGCGGGTCTCGGCGTCGACCAGCGGGCCGATCTTGACGTCCGGCAGCGTGCCGCGCCCGAGCGTGTGCTCGCGGAAACGGCTGGTCAGGCGGTCGGCGAAGACGTCGGCGACGGAGCGCTCCACCAGCAGCCGGTTCGCCGCGGTGCACGCCTCGCCGCCGTTGCGCAGCTTGGCGAGCATGGCGCCGTCCAGCGCGCGGTCCAGGTCGGCGTCGGCGAAGACGATCAGCGGCGCGTTGCCGCCGAGTTCCATCGACACCCGCAGCACCTGCTCGGCGGAGTCCGCGATCAGCTGCTGCCCGACCTCGGTCGAGCCGGTGAAGGACAGCTTGCGCAGGCGCGGGTCGCGGATCAGCGGGCCGGTGACCGCTCCTGCGTGCCGGGTCGGGATCACGTTCACCACGCCGTCGGGGACCCCGGCCTCGATCAGCGTCTGCGCGAGCAGCAGCGAGGTCAGCGGGGTGAGCGCGGCCGGCTTGAACACGACCGTGCACCCGGCGGCCAGCGCCGGTCCCAGCTTGCGCGTCCCCATCGCCAGCGGGAAATTCCACGGGGTGATCAGCAGGCACGGTCCGACCGGCCGCTTGGCGACCAGCAGGCGCGCCGCTCCGTCCGGCGCCGTCTGGTACCGCCCGGCGATCCGGTTCGTCTGCTCGGAGAACCAGCGCAGGAACTCCGCGCCGTAGGCGACCTCGGCGCGCGAGTCCGCCAGCGGCTTGCCCATCTCCAGCGTCATCAGCAGCGCGAAGTCCTCGGTGCGCGCGGTGACCAGGTCGAACGCCTTGCGCAGGATCTCCGCGCGCTGACGCGGCGCCGTGCGCGCCCACGAAGCCTGCGCGGCGTGCGCGGCGGCCAGCGCGTCCTGGCCGTCGGCGGCCGACGCGCTGGCGACGGTCAGCAGCACCTCGCCGGTCGAGGGGTCGCTGACGTCGAGCGTTCCGCCGTCGGACGCCTGGCGCCAGCGTCCGTCGATCAGCAGTCCGGTGGGCACGGAGTCCAGAAGCCGGCGCTCCTGCTCCGGGGAGATCGCAGTCACCTCCCCAGCCGACCACGGCCGCCGCCGCCCCGCGACCCTGGCGGGCCCGAACGGCGTCGCCGGCCTGGGCCGGACGTTGCACGCCGCGCCGCACCGGCCCGATGCTGGACGCGTGAGGAACCCAGACGCAGCAGGCACAGGCCGGGACAACCGCTTGGCGACCACCGCCCGAGGAAACGCGGTCCTGACCGATCCGCGCCTGAACCGCGGGACCGCCTTCACCCTCGCCGAGCGCCGGGCCCTCGATCTGGTCGGGCTGCTGCCGCAGGCCGTCGTCACGCAGGAGAAGCAGGCCGCGCGCGTCTACGAGCAGTTCCGCTCCGAGCAGACCGCCCTGGAGAAGTACGTCTCCCTGAGCAGCCTGCGCGACCGCAACGAGGTCCTGTTCTACCGCCTGGTCACCGAGCACCTGGCCGAGATCCTGCCGATCGTCTACACCCCGACCGTCGGCACCGCGATCGAGCACTACAACGCCGAATACCGGCGGCCGCACGGCGTCTACCTGTCCGTGGACGCCCCGCAGGACATCGAGCGCTCGCTGGCGGCCGCCGGGCTCGGCCCGGACGACGTCGACCTGATCGTGGCCACCGACGGCGAGGCGATCCTGGGCATCGGCGACTGGGGCGTCGGCGGCATCGACATCGCGGTCGGCAAGCTCGTCGTCTACACCGCCGCCGGCGGCATCGACCCGCGCCGGGTGCTGCCGGTCATGCTCGACGTCGGCACCAACCGCCAGGAGCTGCTGGACGACCCCGGCTACCTCGGCAACCGCCACCCGCGCGCGGACCGGGAGACCTACGACGCGTTCATCGACGCCTACGTCCAGACCGCAGGTCGCCTGTTCCCGCACGCGCTGCTGCACTGGGAGGACTTCGGCACCACGAACGCCCACCGCGTCCTGGACCGCTACCGCGACCAGGTCTTCACCTTCAACGACGACATCCAGGGCACCGGCGCGGTGACCCTGGCCGCGGTCCTGGCCGGTGTCGCCGCCAGCGGGCAGCCGCTGCGCGAGCACCGCATCGTGGTCTTCGGCGCGGGCAGCGCCGGGATCGGCATCACCGACGACCTGCGCGAAGCCCTCACCGCCGACGGCTTGTCGCCGCAGGAGGCCACGGCGCGCATTTGGTGCGTCGACCGCTACGGCCTGCTGACCGACGACCAGGACAGCCTGCGCGACTTCCAAGTCCGCTACGCGCGCCCCGCCGCCGAGAGCTCCGACTGGGCCCACGAGGCGGACCAGGACGGCGTGACCCTGGCCGAGGTCGTCGACCGGATCCACCCGACCATCCTGATCGGCACCTCCGGGCGCGGCGGGGCGTTCACCGAGGACATCGTGCGCGCCATGGCCGAGCACACCGACCGGCCGCTCATCCTGCCGATGTCCAACCCGACCGACCTGGCCGAGGCGACGCCGTCGGACCTGCTGACCTGGACCGCGGGGAAGGCGCTGATCGCCACCGGCAGCCCGTTCGACCCCGTCGAGCACGACGGCACCACCTACCAGATCGCCCAGGCGAACAACGCCCTGGTCTTCCCCGGCCTCGGTCTGGGCGCCATCGTCGCCCGCGCCACGCGCGTCACCGACGCCATGCTCGTCGCCGCGGCGAACGCCGTCGCCGGACGCGTGGACACCGGCACGCCGGGCGCGCCTATCCTCCCGCCGGTCCCGGAGCTGCGCGAGACCTCCGTCGCGGTCGCTGTGGCGGTGGCGCGCGCCGCCGCCGAGGGCGGCGTGGCCGGGATCGAGGTCGGCGACGACATCGAGGCGCGGGTGCGCGAGGCGATGTGGCAGCCGGTGTATCCGGAGATCGTCGCGGTCTGAAGGCCGCGCTCTCCTCCTCGCCGCGTCCGCCGTATATTCGAAGGGTGGGGCTGAGGAGCGCCGGAGATGAACGAATCCGCGATCTATGAGTTCGGGAGCAAGGTCTACTGCTCCGATGCCGACTGCGGAGAGTTACTGCAATTCGTCGTCGAACCGGACGTGCCGCGCCTGATCGACCTCGTCGTCTGCTCCGTGTTCGACGGCGCCGCCCGGCTGGTGGCGCCCGACATGGCCCGCGTGCTGCCCTACGGCATCCTGCTGGGCTGCGACAAGAGCGCGTTCGACCATCTGCCGGCGACGCCGGTGCGCGGCGCCGGGCATCCGGCGGTCATGCGTGCCGTCCCCGACGCGCAGACCCGGATCCGGCGCGGCGACCACGTCCAGGCGCTCGACGGCGACGCCGGACGCGTCCTGGGACTGGTGGTCCGCACCGAGGACGAGGCGATCACCCACGTCCTGCTCGCCGCCGGGCACATCTGGCACCGCAAGCATGTGGCGGTCCCGGTGGACTACGTCGCAGGGCTCGGATTCGCCGGACTGGACGTGCTGCTGACCAAGGACCACGTCGCGGACTTCGCCCTCTGAGACATGATCCCTCTGAGACATAACCCCTTTAGAACATGACACAGTGGTGGTCATGCCGTTGAGTGCCTACGAACTCCGCACCTCGATCGCCGTCTCCGACATCGACCAGGCCGTCGCGTTCTACGAAGGCAAGTTGGGACTGCCGCTCATCCGGTCCGGACCGAGCGCCAGAATCGCCGGAGGCAGTCGCGTCTACGCCTCCGGCGGCGGTCCCGCGCTGAACGTCTACCAGTCCGCCACCGCCGGGACGACGGCGGCGACGCTGGCCGTCTGGTACGTCGACGACCTGGACCGGATCGTCGACGAACTCACCGCCTCAGGGGTCGAGTTCACCCGCTACGAGCAGTTCGAGCACGACGCCAGGGGCATCACCCCGCGCGCCGGCGGCGGACGCATCGCCTGGTTCCAGGACCCTGACGGCAATACGTTCGCCCTCGAATCCGACGTCTGACATCGAGTCTGAGCTGTCGCCAGGCTTGAGTGGCTAGTCGGCCGGGGGACCGGTGCGCGTCAGCTGCACCATCTCCGCCGTGGCAGCCGCCATCCGCCGCTGGTCCTTGTCCGCCTCGGCCGAGCGCTTGCGCGAGGCGCGCAGGAACGACGCCCGCTCGCGCTCCAGGATCAGCCGCACGGTCGGGTCGGCGTGTTCAGCCCGGTCCAGCCCTTCGATCCACACGGTCTCCACGAGGTCCTCGGCTTCGCGGACCAGGGCCCGACCGCACAATTCCTCCAGCAGGCGTTCACACGCCGCCTTCTGCCTGGTCGAACGGTACCGACGCCACATTGCCGGGCCGAACATCATCCACCACCGCCTCGTCACACTCGGGCCATGGGCGACTCTCATCTCGTCGCGTCCGGATGCCCCGGATTCTGCGATGTAAACGCCACCGGCGCCACTCGGAGCCTTGTTCTCATATTGCTCTGACACCAGTGCGACCTGTGAGAACACCGGAGAGCTCGTCGGCGCTGCCGTTCGGCCATTCGGACGATCCGGACGCTTGCTCACAAGGGGCATCCGAGGGGCTCTCGAGGGGCTCTCCGGCGGGCTCTCGAGGGCGGCGTGGCGCGGCGTCATTCCGGCCGTCCCCGCCGTGCGGAATCTGGCCTACGGTTGGCGGATGACGGACTTCGGCGCATACCAGTACGAGATCTACTTCGACGGGCTGCGCGGTGTGGTGCCGCACTTCCCGATGACGTATGAGGGCTGGGAGGAGCGCGCCCGCGCCACGCTGTCCCCGTCGCTGTGGTCCTACGTGGCTGGCGGTGCGGGAGATGAGCACACGCAGCGCGCGAACGTCGCCGCCTTCAGCCGCCGCGCGCTGGTCCCGCGGATGTTCGTCGGCGCCAAGCAGCGCGACCTGTCGGTGTCGATGTTCGGTCTGACCCTGCCCTCGCCGCTGATGATGGCGCCGGTCGGCGTGCTCGGGCTGTGCGCCCAGGACGGGCACGGCGACCTGGCCGCGGCACGCGCCGCCGCGCGGACCGGCGTGCCGATGATCGCCTCGACGCTGTCGGTGGACCCGATGGAGCAGGTCGCTGCCGAGTTCGGCGACACGCCCGGCTTCTTCCAGCTCTACACGCCCACCGACCGCGACCTGGCCGCGAGCCTGGTCCAGCGCGCCGAGGCAGCCGGGTTCCAGGGGATCGTCGTCACGCTGGACACCTGGGTCACCGGCTGGCGCCCCCGCGACCTGTCCACGTCGAACTTCCCGCAGCTGCGCGGGCACTGCCTGGCCAACTACACCAGCGACCCGGTGTTCCGCGCCGCGCTGCCCAAGCCGCCGGAGGAGGACCCCGGCGCGACGGTGATGCACTGGGCCGGGGTCTTCGGCAACCCCCTGACCTGGGACGACTTGCCGTGGCTGCGGTCGCTGACGACGCTGCCGCTGATCGTCAAGGGCCTGTGTCACCCCGAGGACGTGCGCCGGGCGCGTGACGGGGGAGTGGACGGGATCTACTGCTCCAACCACGGCGGTCGCCAGGCGAACGGCGGGCTGGCGACGCTGGACGTCCTGCCCGAGGTGGTCGAGGCGGCCGACTCCCTGCCGGTGATCTTCGACTCGGGCGTCCGCAGCGGCACGGACGTCGTCAAAGCTCTGGCATTGGGCGCCAGCGCGGTCGCGATCGGCCGTCCCTACATCCACGGCCTGGCGATCGGCGGCGTCGACGGACTGGTGCACGTGCTGCGCAGCCTGCTCGCCGAGGCCGATCTGCTGATGGCGGTCGACGGCTACCCGACGCTGGCCGACCTCACGCCGGACGCGCTGCGGACGGTTGGGTAGGCCGGTAACTCGGTGAGTCGGGGTGCGCCGGGTCAGCCGCGCGGATCCACGAGCCCGACATCGTAGGCGATGATCACCGCCTGCACCCGGTCGCCAGGTTGGTCGGCCCGGCCGCCACCACGCGCACCAGGCAGCACCGGCCGGCACGAGCGCGCTGGTCGGCGGCACGACCGCGATCTACGTGGACATCCAGTCGGCGGTGAACCACGACTACGGCTGGTGTTCCCGGTCGCCGCCGTCATCATCACCCTGATTCTCGGCCTGGTGCCGCGCTCGGTCGTCGCGCGCCGGTAGGGCTGCTCCGGCGGCGCCTGTTTCGCCTGCTCAGCTCGTCGGCTCCGCCCATCTTCGAACACTGCTACTATCGCGAATAGGTTGGTGGCACACACCCCCCGAGTGCCGACATCAACCAATGTGGGGAGTCCCGTGACGGCTGCTTGCCGTTGCGGGGCTCCTCTTCCTTTACCGGGTGAAAACGGTCCGGGTAGTAGTCGCATACAGGGTCCTTACTTTCGTGCCCTGACACTCCTGTTTTGTCGCAGGTTTTAAGCCGAATCCCGCTGCACCACCGCCGGATCGAACAGAATCCGCTGCGGGCCGCGCGGCGCTGATCCGTTCAGCCGTCCGAGCAACAGGCGCCCGATTGCCTCGCCCTGCTCCCTGGGCCGGTTCGACACCGTGGTCAGCGTCGGCGTGGTGAGCGCCGCGATGTCGATGTCATCGAAGCCCATCACCGCCACGTCCTCCGGCACGCGCAGCCCGCGCGCCTTCGCCGTGTCCAGCGCACCGAGCGCCACTACGTCGTTGGTGCACAGGACCGCGTCCGGCGTCTGCCGCAGCGTGAGCAGCCGCTGCATCGCGCGGGCTCCGCCGTCGCGGCTGATCTCTTCGCGGACCACCAGCGACGGTGCGTACGGCCTGCCCGCCTCGCGCAGCGCGTGCCGGTAGCCCAGCACGCGGTTGGCCGGGGAGCCCACGCGTTCGGCGCCGGTGATGAACGCGATGCGCTGGTAGCCGCGGCCGATCAGGTATTCGGCCGCGATCGTGCCGCCGGCGACGTCGTCGGAGCTGACCACGTCGATGCCGGGGCGCGTGGTGCGACCGCCCAGCAGGACCACCGGGATGCCGACCTCGGCTGCGGCGGCGACGCGGCGGTGGTCGGCTTGGTAGTCGGCGAAGGCGAGACCGTCGACGCGGCGGGTGATCATCTGCTGCACCGCCGCCTCCTCGGCGGCCGGGTCGGCGTCGGTGCTGGTGACCAAGACCTGGAGGCCCGCCGGGCCCAGGACGTTCTGCAGGCCGCGGGCGATCAGCGGGTAGAAGGGGTTGGTGATGTCCGGGATCACCAGCGCCACGGTGTCCGTGCGTTGCAGGCGCAGGCCGCGGGCCAGGCGGTTGGGCTCGTAGCCGAGATCGGCGATCACCTGCTGGACCCTCGCCGCGGTCGCCGCCGCCACCGGCCGCTGGCCGGACAGCATGTGCGAGACCGTCGTGATGCTGACCCCCGCCTGAGCGGCGACGTCGGTGATGCTGACGTGCCGCCGGCGGCCCTGCTGCGCCACTGCGCTCTCCGATCGGTCGGGGCGGGCTGATCCGTTGACACCGTGGTGAGGCCCGTGGAAGTCTGCTGGGACCACGATACAAAACGTTTTGCGTTCTGAGAGGAACAACGAACACCGTGACCGACGCGAACCACTTGCTCGACCCCTCCGGAGCCCTTCCGCAGACCCGACCCCCGTGGACCTCCCGCGACAGCCTGCGGATCACCCGCGTGCGGGCGATCGTCACCGCCCCCGAGGGGCAGCCGCTCGTGGTGGTCCGCGTCGACACCTCCGACGACGGCCTCTACGGCCTGGGCTGCGCCACCTTCACCCAGCGCTACGCCGCCGTGGCCGCCGCCGTCGACGAGCACGTCGGACCGCTGGCCGTCGGCCGCCACCCGGCCGACATCGAGGACATCACACGCCTGATTCACTACTCCTCGTACTGGCGCAGCGGACCGGTGCTCAACAACGCGCTGTCCGGTCTGGACCAAGCGCTGTGGGACATCGCCGGCAAGCGCGCCGGCATGCCGGTGTACGAGCTGCTCGGCGGGCGCAGCCGATCGGCGGTCGAGGTGTATTCGCACGCTGCCGGCGGCACCATCGAGGCGACGCTCGACCAGGCGGAGGAGCTGCTGGCCGAGGGCTACCGGAACGTGCGGCTCCAGCTCGGCGGTCCGGGCCTGGGCACGTATGGCGCGCCCGGCACGCTCGGCGGCTACCCGCGCTCGCCACATCCGGACGGCTGGGCCGTCGAGCAGTATCTGCGTGACGCGCCGCGGCTTTTCGCCGCTGCCCGCGAGCGCCTTGGCGACAGCGTCAACCTGATGCACGACGTGCACAGCCGCCTCACTCCGAAGCAGGCCGTCGTGCTGGCGCGCGCCCTGGAGCCGTATCGGCTGTCGTTCCTTGAGGACGTCATCGCCCCCGAGCTCTACGACCGGCTGCCCGAGGTGCGCGCCGCCTCGCCGGTACCGATCGCAGTGGGCGAACAGATCGGCTCGGTGCCGGACGCGGTGCGGCTGGTGCGCGACGGCGGCGTGGATCTGCTGCGCCTGCACACCTCCGCGGTCGGCGGGCTCACCCCGACCCGCAAGATCGTCGCGCTGTGCGAGCTGCTCGGCGTGCGCACCGCGTTCCACTCCCCGGCGGACGTCTCGCCGGTCGGCGTCGCGGCGAACCTGGCCGTGGACATCTCGACCCCGGCGTTCGGCTACCAGGAGTCGCACACCTACAACGACGCCACGCACGAGGTTTTCCCGGGCACGCGGGTCGTCCGCGAGGGGCACTTGTACCCCGCGGAGGAGCCGGGGTGGGGGATCGAGATCGACGAGCGTGCGGCGGCGAAGTTCCCGCCGGTGAAGTTCCTGCACGAGCGGTGGTCCTCGGGTGTGCGGCGCCCCGACGGCGGGCTGGAGGCTCCGTGAGCGCGGAGTCGGCTGAACGGTCGCAACCCCCGGCGCCCCGGCGGGTCCTGGTCACCGGCGCCGCAGGGCTCGTCGGCAGGGTGCTGACCCGTGCCTTCGCCGACCGCGGCGTCGCGGTCACCGCCCTGGTCCTGACCGACCCCGGCGATCTGGCGGAGCTGGGCGCCGACCGGGTCGCGGTCGGTGACGCGTCCGACGGGGGGCTGGTGCGCGAGGCGCTCGCCGATGTGGACGCGGTCGTCCACCTCGCCGCGCTGCCGACCCCCATCCACGGGACCCCGCTGGAGGTGTTCGGCGGTAACACGCGGGCCACGTTCACCGTGCTGGAGGAGGCGGGCAACCAGGGCGTGCGGCGTGCGGTGATCGCCAGCAGCCTGTCGATCCTCGGCATGCCGTGGGCGCGGAGCACGCTGCATCCGGCGTACGTGCCGATCGATGAGGACGCGCCGCTCCAGATCGAGGACCCTTACGGGCTGTCCAAGCAGGTCGACGAGGCCACCGGGGAGATGATGGCGCGGCGGCACGGGATGGGCGTCGTCGCGCTGCGCATGCCGTTCGTCAGCGATGCCGAGCGGGCGGCGCATCGGCTGCCGGAGTTCACCGCCGATCCGGCGCGCGGCGCGGCCGAGCTGTGGACGTACCTGGACGTGCGCGACGCGGCCCAGGCGGCGTGGTTGGCGTTGACCGTTCCCCTGCAAGGGTTTCACAAGGTGTTCGTAGCAGCGCCGGACACGATCGTGCCGTATCCGACTGCTGATCTGCTCCGGGTCTACCACCCCGACGCCGAGGTGCGCGCGCCGTTGCCGGGGCGCACCGCAGCGCTGGACCTGAGCGCGGCCGAGCGGCTGCTCGGGTTCCGGGCGCAGCACCTGCTCGAGGTGGAGCCCCGGCCGCTCGAATCGCCCGCCGGCGCACCTGCTTCCTAGACTGGCTGCATGGCGCGGCTCAACGACGAGGTCGGGGCACTCCTGCGGGAGTACGCCGACCTCATCCTGCTCAGTGGCGGCAACGCTTTCCGGGCACGTTCCTACGAGAAGGCCGCCCGCTCGGTCGGCGGCTATCCGGGGGACCTCGCGCACCTCGACGAGGCCGGGCTGCGGGCGATCCCCGGCGTCGGGGACTCGACCGCCGAGAAGATCAGCGAGTACCTGGCCAGCGGGCGCATGGAGGCGTTGGAGAGCCTGCGTGCCAAGATCCCGCCGGGCGTCCGCGAGGTCACGCAGATCCCCGGCGTCGGTCCGAAGACCGCCGTGCTGCTCTACCGCAAGCTCGGCATCAAGTCCGTCGACGAGCTCCGCAAGGCTGCCGATGCGGGCAAGCTGAAAGGGCTGCCAGGACTCGGCGAGAAGACGGTCGAGAACATCCGGCACGGCATCGAGCAGCTGAGCCAGGCCTCCGGCCGCACGCTGCTGAGCATCGCGCTGGACCTGGCCGAGGACCTGGTCGCGGAGCTCGGCGCCGTGCCGGGGTGCAAGAAGTGCGACTACGCCGGATCGCTGCGGCGGATGCGCGAGACCGTCGGCGACATCGACATCCTCGCCACCGCCAAGGACTCCGCGCCGCTGATGGCCGCGCTGCTGGCCCGGCCGGAGGTCGCGGACGTCATCGGCAGCGGGACGACCAAGACCTCGATCCGGACTGACAAAGGCTTGCAGGTGGACCTGCGCGTGGTGCAGCCGGCGGAGTGGGGCGCCGCGCTGGTCTACTTCACCGGCTCAAGGGCACACAACATCAAGCTGCGCGGACGTGCGGTCAAGGAAGGGCTCAAGCTCTCCGAGTACGGGCTCTTCGACGTCGAGAGTGGGAAGAAGCTGGCCTCCCGCACCGAGAAGGAGGTCTACGCGGCCCTGGGTCTGCCGTGGATCCCGCCGACGCTGCGCGAGGACCGCGGCGAGATCGAA
This window harbors:
- a CDS encoding NAD-dependent succinate-semialdehyde dehydrogenase → MTAISPEQERRLLDSVPTGLLIDGRWRQASDGGTLDVSDPSTGEVLLTVASASAADGQDALAAAHAAQASWARTAPRQRAEILRKAFDLVTARTEDFALLMTLEMGKPLADSRAEVAYGAEFLRWFSEQTNRIAGRYQTAPDGAARLLVAKRPVGPCLLITPWNFPLAMGTRKLGPALAAGCTVVFKPAALTPLTSLLLAQTLIEAGVPDGVVNVIPTRHAGAVTGPLIRDPRLRKLSFTGSTEVGQQLIADSAEQVLRVSMELGGNAPLIVFADADLDRALDGAMLAKLRNGGEACTAANRLLVERSVADVFADRLTSRFREHTLGRGTLPDVKIGPLVDAETRDKVERLVDAAVEGGAKVLTGGHKLPGAGYFYEPTVLTDIPAGAEILREEIFGPVAPIIAFDSEDEAVALANETQYGLVAYAFTKDLNRGLRLAERLDAGMIGLNTGIVSNPAAPFGGVKQSGIGREGGLEGIEEYLETRYVGIADPFAEGA
- a CDS encoding NAD-dependent malic enzyme yields the protein MRNPDAAGTGRDNRLATTARGNAVLTDPRLNRGTAFTLAERRALDLVGLLPQAVVTQEKQAARVYEQFRSEQTALEKYVSLSSLRDRNEVLFYRLVTEHLAEILPIVYTPTVGTAIEHYNAEYRRPHGVYLSVDAPQDIERSLAAAGLGPDDVDLIVATDGEAILGIGDWGVGGIDIAVGKLVVYTAAGGIDPRRVLPVMLDVGTNRQELLDDPGYLGNRHPRADRETYDAFIDAYVQTAGRLFPHALLHWEDFGTTNAHRVLDRYRDQVFTFNDDIQGTGAVTLAAVLAGVAASGQPLREHRIVVFGAGSAGIGITDDLREALTADGLSPQEATARIWCVDRYGLLTDDQDSLRDFQVRYARPAAESSDWAHEADQDGVTLAEVVDRIHPTILIGTSGRGGAFTEDIVRAMAEHTDRPLILPMSNPTDLAEATPSDLLTWTAGKALIATGSPFDPVEHDGTTYQIAQANNALVFPGLGLGAIVARATRVTDAMLVAAANAVAGRVDTGTPGAPILPPVPELRETSVAVAVAVARAAAEGGVAGIEVGDDIEARVREAMWQPVYPEIVAV
- a CDS encoding VOC family protein, with the translated sequence MPLSAYELRTSIAVSDIDQAVAFYEGKLGLPLIRSGPSARIAGGSRVYASGGGPALNVYQSATAGTTAATLAVWYVDDLDRIVDELTASGVEFTRYEQFEHDARGITPRAGGGRIAWFQDPDGNTFALESDV
- a CDS encoding alpha-hydroxy-acid oxidizing protein produces the protein MTDFGAYQYEIYFDGLRGVVPHFPMTYEGWEERARATLSPSLWSYVAGGAGDEHTQRANVAAFSRRALVPRMFVGAKQRDLSVSMFGLTLPSPLMMAPVGVLGLCAQDGHGDLAAARAAARTGVPMIASTLSVDPMEQVAAEFGDTPGFFQLYTPTDRDLAASLVQRAEAAGFQGIVVTLDTWVTGWRPRDLSTSNFPQLRGHCLANYTSDPVFRAALPKPPEEDPGATVMHWAGVFGNPLTWDDLPWLRSLTTLPLIVKGLCHPEDVRRARDGGVDGIYCSNHGGRQANGGLATLDVLPEVVEAADSLPVIFDSGVRSGTDVVKALALGASAVAIGRPYIHGLAIGGVDGLVHVLRSLLAEADLLMAVDGYPTLADLTPDALRTVG
- a CDS encoding LacI family DNA-binding transcriptional regulator codes for the protein MAQQGRRRHVSITDVAAQAGVSITTVSHMLSGQRPVAAATAARVQQVIADLGYEPNRLARGLRLQRTDTVALVIPDITNPFYPLIARGLQNVLGPAGLQVLVTSTDADPAAEEAAVQQMITRRVDGLAFADYQADHRRVAAAAEVGIPVVLLGGRTTRPGIDVVSSDDVAGGTIAAEYLIGRGYQRIAFITGAERVGSPANRVLGYRHALREAGRPYAPSLVVREEISRDGGARAMQRLLTLRQTPDAVLCTNDVVALGALDTAKARGLRVPEDVAVMGFDDIDIAALTTPTLTTVSNRPREQGEAIGRLLLGRLNGSAPRGPQRILFDPAVVQRDSA
- a CDS encoding enolase C-terminal domain-like protein, which codes for MTDANHLLDPSGALPQTRPPWTSRDSLRITRVRAIVTAPEGQPLVVVRVDTSDDGLYGLGCATFTQRYAAVAAAVDEHVGPLAVGRHPADIEDITRLIHYSSYWRSGPVLNNALSGLDQALWDIAGKRAGMPVYELLGGRSRSAVEVYSHAAGGTIEATLDQAEELLAEGYRNVRLQLGGPGLGTYGAPGTLGGYPRSPHPDGWAVEQYLRDAPRLFAAARERLGDSVNLMHDVHSRLTPKQAVVLARALEPYRLSFLEDVIAPELYDRLPEVRAASPVPIAVGEQIGSVPDAVRLVRDGGVDLLRLHTSAVGGLTPTRKIVALCELLGVRTAFHSPADVSPVGVAANLAVDISTPAFGYQESHTYNDATHEVFPGTRVVREGHLYPAEEPGWGIEIDERAAAKFPPVKFLHERWSSGVRRPDGGLEAP
- a CDS encoding NAD-dependent epimerase/dehydratase family protein, giving the protein MSAESAERSQPPAPRRVLVTGAAGLVGRVLTRAFADRGVAVTALVLTDPGDLAELGADRVAVGDASDGGLVREALADVDAVVHLAALPTPIHGTPLEVFGGNTRATFTVLEEAGNQGVRRAVIASSLSILGMPWARSTLHPAYVPIDEDAPLQIEDPYGLSKQVDEATGEMMARRHGMGVVALRMPFVSDAERAAHRLPEFTADPARGAAELWTYLDVRDAAQAAWLALTVPLQGFHKVFVAAPDTIVPYPTADLLRVYHPDAEVRAPLPGRTAALDLSAAERLLGFRAQHLLEVEPRPLESPAGAPAS
- the polX gene encoding DNA polymerase/3'-5' exonuclease PolX, with product MARLNDEVGALLREYADLILLSGGNAFRARSYEKAARSVGGYPGDLAHLDEAGLRAIPGVGDSTAEKISEYLASGRMEALESLRAKIPPGVREVTQIPGVGPKTAVLLYRKLGIKSVDELRKAADAGKLKGLPGLGEKTVENIRHGIEQLSQASGRTLLSIALDLAEDLVAELGAVPGCKKCDYAGSLRRMRETVGDIDILATAKDSAPLMAALLARPEVADVIGSGTTKTSIRTDKGLQVDLRVVQPAEWGAALVYFTGSRAHNIKLRGRAVKEGLKLSEYGLFDVESGKKLASRTEKEVYAALGLPWIPPTLREDRGEIEAAADGALPDLVQLKDLRGDLHTHTDLTDGLAPLEVMLQTAADLGYAYYAVTDHAPNLAMQRMTDDKMLAQRARARDLDREYSGMRVLHGTELNIDAAGDVDWPADFLAGFDLCVASIHSSFGLDRAAQTKRLIRACENPHVNIIGHPTTRLLDRRPPIDADLDAVFAAAAHTGTALELNASPQRLDLTDDQAMAAQRHGVKFAINSDAHSTPALSNRRFGIATAQRAWLTKDDVINTWSLTRLRAFLRKPAVRGGGG